A region of Lycium barbarum isolate Lr01 chromosome 3, ASM1917538v2, whole genome shotgun sequence DNA encodes the following proteins:
- the LOC132633547 gene encoding 17.4 kDa class III heat shock protein has product MSTVVDAVSQLLHFPESIERLVFPSRPNESSEDRSSIPVDILDTQKDYIFYMDVPGLSKSDIQVTVEDENTLVIRSNGKRKREESEEEGCKYVRMERRPPLKLMRKFRLPDDCNVSAITAKCENGVLTVTVEKLPPPPKSKTVEVAIS; this is encoded by the exons ATGAGCACAGTTGTGGATGCGGTgagccaacttctccacttcCCTGAATCAATTGAGAGGCTTGTTTTTCCGTCAAGGCCAAATGAGAGCAGTGAAGACAGAAGTAGCATTCCAGTGGACATTCTTGATACCCAAAAAGACTACATTTTCTATATGGATGTTCCTGGTTTATCCAAGTCTGACATTCAG GTGACGGTGGAAGATGAGAACACGCTGGTGATACGAAGCAACGGGAAGAGGAAGCGCGAGGAGAGCGAAGAAGAAGGATGCAAGTACGTGAGGATGGAGAGGAGGCCACCTCTCAAACTCATGAGGAAATTCAGGCTGCCTGATGACTGCAATGTTTCTGCAATTACTGCTAAATGTGAAAATGGGGTTTTGACTGTCACAGTTGAGAAGCTGCCTCCACCCCCTAAGTCTAAGACTGTTGAGGTTGCaatttcatga